Proteins encoded in a region of the Rutidosis leptorrhynchoides isolate AG116_Rl617_1_P2 chromosome 9, CSIRO_AGI_Rlap_v1, whole genome shotgun sequence genome:
- the LOC139867116 gene encoding protein CLP1 homolog — protein sequence MAAYGGAPIGQTAAAAAAASSPAMKQVKLEKESELRIEVNVNTSLRLRLLNGTAEIYGTEMPPENWLIFPPKMKFAIFTWYGATIEMQDNTETDYVADETPMISYVNVHAVLEGRRNRAKAAAGDADASQGPRVIVVGPTDSGKSTLSRMLLSWAAKQGWKPTFVDLDVGQGSITIPGCVAASPIEMPIDPVEGIPLEMPLVYYYGHNTPTVNADLYRVLVKELAQILERQFAGNAESRAAGMVINTMGFIDGLGYDLLLHAIDTFQATVVLVLGQEKLCSMLKDVLKRKPNVDVVKLQKSGGVVSRNSKYRQSARSQKIREYFYGLSNDLSPHSSIANFSDLAIYRIGGGPQAPASALPIGAQPVADRLRLVPVNITADLVNQVLAVSFAKEQDQILSSNIAGFIWITDIDIPRKKFTYLAPSGGDLPSKFLLTGNLTWIDT from the exons ATGGCAGCATATGGAGGTGCACCTATCGGTCAAactgcagcagcagcagcagcagccagTTCTCCGGCTATGAAGCAGGTGAAACTGGAGAAAGAAAGTGAACTAAGGATTGAAGTTAATGTTAACACTTCTTTACGTCTCAGGCTACTTAATGGGACTGCTGAAATATATGGCACCGAAATGCCTCCTGAAAATTGGCTCATCTTCCCACCTAAGATGAAATTTGCT ATATTTACATGGTATGGGGCCACAATTGAAATGCAGGATAACACTGAGACTGATTACGTAGCAGATGAG acACCAATGATCAGTTATGTAAACGTGCATGCCGTACTTGAAGGACGTAGAAATCGAGCAAAAGCcgctgctggtgatgctgacgctTCCCAG GGTCCCAGGGTGATTGTAGTTGGACCAACAGACTCTGGAAAGAGCACCCTGTCAAGAATGCTTCTTAGTTGGGCTGCCAAACAGGGATGGAAGCCTACTTTTGTGGATTTGGACGTCGGCCAAGGATCCATAACCATCCCAGGTTGTGTTGCTGCTAGCCCAATCGAAATGCCAATTGATCCAGTCGAAGGGATTCCCCTCGAGATGCCTCTTGTTTACTATTATGGACATAACACTCCAAC TGTTAATGCAGATCTTTATAGGGTGCTTGTAAAGGAGCTTGCACAGATTCTGGAAAGGCAATTTGCTGGGAATGCAGAATCTAGGGCAGCCGGCATGGTCATCAACACGATGGGGTTCATAGATGGACTTGGTTATGAT CTTCTTCTGCATGCAATTGATACATTCCAAGCCACTGTTGTTCTTGTATTGGGTCAG GAAAAACTTTGCAGCATGTTAAAAGACGTTCTAAAACGAAAGCCAAATGTGGATGTGGTGAAGCTTCAGAAATCAGGTGGTGTTGTATCTAGAAATTCAAAATACCGACAAAGTGCCAGGAGCCAAAAAATAAGG GAGTATTTTTATGGTCTTTCAAATGACCTCTCCCCACATTCAAGTATTGCAAATTTCAGTGATTTGGCTATTTATAGAATTGGTGGTGGCCCACAGGCCCCAGCTTCAGCTTTACCAATTGGTGCACAGCCTGTGGCTGATCGCTTGAGATTGGTTCCGGTTAACATCACCGCCGATTTGGTGAATCAAGTTCTTGCTGTCTCATTTGCAAAAGAACAAGATCAAATTCTTTCGAG CAACATAGCTGGCTTTATTTGGATCACTGATATCGATATCCCAAG GAAGAAGTTCACATATCTTGCACCATCAggtggagatcttccaagcaaatTCTTGTTAACGGGAAACTTAACGTGGATAGATACCTAA